Genomic window (Ignavibacteria bacterium):
TGTTACCTCGTAAAACTTAATTACTAAGTTCAATTTAAGAAGAGACTGGGCAAAATAAAATTTTATTTAAGTTTATTTTATGGAGTTTAAAATTAATTGATACTGGCTTGCCAACCGAAATAAAATGAAGGTTGTGGCAGGATCCGCAAAGCGGGACTTCACTCACTTCGTTCGTTCAGCTTACAAACAAGACTTCTCCGATTACCACTTAAAAGAATAGCCCTCTCCTCTGAGAGGGCTATTCTTTTTGTAGCGGGGGCAGTCCCGACTTTGTCGGGATTGAACCTGCGACTTTTATTTATAAACATTTATCTTTTAGAAACTTCTTACCATGACCACTTTTAAGCCACCTTTCTCTTTTCAACGCATCTTGTTTTGTTTCGAATTCTTCAAAGTATATTACTCGCCAATCATTGCCTCGCTTTGTCCAGAAAGATTTTACCTTTTCGTTATGTTCTTGCAAACGACGTTCTAAATCTTCTGTCA
Coding sequences:
- a CDS encoding GIY-YIG nuclease family protein encodes the protein MKYFVYVILSREGYRYTGMTEDLERRLQEHNEKVKSFWTKRGNDWRVIYFEEFETKQDALKRERWLKSGHGKKFLKDKCL